Sequence from the Fusarium oxysporum Fo47 chromosome VI, complete sequence genome:
GTTGGGCCGAGAATGCCAGATTGGGGAGGATTTGATCCTGGATTTAGGTTAAGGAGGAGAGAGGGTTGGGAGGATGTCACTTGGGTATCCCAAGAGTAAACGGTTTCAGGATGCAGCAATTTTCCAGATGGAAATATCGTTAAATAGCTCTCAAAAATATTATTCCAGAATATTTTCTCTATAACACATAAACATTTTTCTTTACTTGGCCGCAATAGGAGCGGATCCATACCTATACAGAATCATCAGTATTGTTACCAAATGTTTTGAGAAGGGGACAGCTTACAGAGTAATCGaggcaaggccaagaacgCCTGCCACACAGCTAAACACCATGGCCACGTAACCTTTCGTAGTGAAACCAGATGGCAGAGGAGGCACCATCAAGTTCTGCCCCGTCAAATCCAGATAGTCCTCGGTGTTACCAGCTGCATTACCAACAGTCGAAATCCCCTGATCCGCACAAATCTTCTTATGTTCCTCTGGAATCGTCAAAGTCTTCTGCATTTGAAGTGGTGACGAAATCATCGTTGCGATCAGACCAGTATCCATGTGCCATTCAATATGACAGTGGAAGAGCCAGACACCTATCACAGTTAGATCTTGCTTATTACAGGTCGCTTTGCGTTGACGTACCTGGATTAGTAGCTGGGAATCGAATGACGAAATTTCCCTGTGGATACACGAGGAATGTATCTCTTCGCATTGGCACGGATGGGTAAGTAATGTTAGTCCACGATGCATTGTAGTGGCCTGCGTTTTCTTCACTGCGGTGCACGACTTGGAATGTTTGGCCGTGGAGATGGAAAGGATGTCTTCCAGAGTCATCGTTGTTGAGAACTATTTCCACAATCTCGCCGTGTTTGAGGACGAAGGAGTTTGTGTCGGTTCCATAAACGGTTGGGTTGGTTGCATTTTCGCCTGCGGATAGGACGGTATATAAAGTTGGAACCTTGGGTGAAACGTAGGAGATGTCGTTGAAGAAGGCACTAAAAGACGTCAGTATGAATGTACTAATCTTTGTCAGAGGACAAAGATATGGAGGGCTGCTTACTAGTTCGCGCCGTCACCAAGGTTATTCATCGTGAGATCCAAGGTAATGGTGTGATCGGCCTTTTCTAACAACTTCTCCCCGTCTGTGGGAACAAGCTTGAAGTCATCATAAGGCTCAAATTCATTCAAGACAGCAGCTGGGGGAAGCTTCTTGTCGGAATCGTACTCAAGCCAGCCTGTGACATTCCAGTTTAGACCATCAGGAATAGAGTCGAACAAACTCTACCAATACAGATGATCAGCTTGTGTAATCATACAGCGTCCAGAAGGGTCAACTTACCGTATCCATACTAGCCATCATAGGGTAATTCGCCCCAGTCTCATTCTTCATCGTAACCAACACAGCGTACCGTTGAGCACTAGCAATGTAAATCATATCCGTCTCAGCAGGCTTTGTCCAGAcgccatcaac
This genomic interval carries:
- a CDS encoding Cupredoxin, giving the protein MFLSLIVSSLAILFAGPTVSAKDVHFDWNITWTTANPDGLQARPVIGINNQWPLPVINITKGDRIVAKVTNQLGNQSSTIHWHGMYQNGTNFMDGPAMVTQCNIPTGASITYNFTADQVGTYWYHSHTRAQYPDGLRQALIIQDPKNPYAGEYDEERVITLSDWYHDEMPDLMKQFVSYKNPTGAEPVPNSALMNDTQNMTLPVEPGKTYLLRLVNVGAFASQYFWIEGHTMKIVEVDGVWTKPAETDMIYIASAQRYAVLVTMKNETGANYPMMASMDTSLFDSIPDGLNWNVTGWLEYDSDKKLPPAAVLNEFEPYDDFKLVPTDGEKLLEKADHTITLDLTMNNLGDGANYAFFNDISYVSPKVPTLYTVLSAGENATNPTVYGTDTNSFVLKHGEIVEIVLNNDDSGRHPFHLHGQTFQVVHRSEENAGHYNASWTNITYPSVPMRRDTFLVYPQGNFVIRFPATNPGVWLFHCHIEWHMDTGLIATMISSPLQMQKTLTIPEEHKKICADQGISTVGNAAGNTEDYLDLTGQNLMVPPLPSGFTTKGYVAMVFSCVAGVLGLASITLYGSAPIAAK